A window of the Cololabis saira isolate AMF1-May2022 chromosome 19, fColSai1.1, whole genome shotgun sequence genome harbors these coding sequences:
- the tbc1d24 gene encoding TBC1 domain family member 24 — translation MAEEDYGSFVDWTQMGDLAKSSGPTKVDTKDPKEFKQMARQGFWDKNHKLRAQVFQQLIKTIPCRTVTPDAEVYRDIIGDAAAKKPSSHIPLPEFVDGSPVPRYCLKAEAVASAHRIINCLAGQFPDISHCPALPAVTSLLLHFSMDEAQCFEHVSRMLACNEPGKRLLDQTFLAFESSCMTFGDLANKYCTAAHKLIVATAQDVLEVYADWQRWVFGDLPFSHVVRVLDVYLVEGYKVLYRVAIALLKFYRKHKAGSQGNLQQQDSGKIRADIQAFVKNIASTVTPDKLLEKSFSIRLFSRKEITLLQLTNEKSLQQKGITVKQKRRNVQLALDPDTFSSEIVSAKEMHDIWSWIPERFALCQPQLVFTTSTHGCSLNRFYSHCEGYEPTLLLIRTTDGDVCGAFLSSDWEERKRGGNKLSFFGTGECFVFRLKPEIERYEWVVIRHPELASSIKTEAQEDNGASCDGQKAENSLQQPEKPAGELSPFLSARHFNLNSKNTSMFMAGNFDSIIVGGGDGNALYIDSELNHGRTGRCTTFDNPPLCAESFQVGLLEVWGFQDAMAS, via the exons ATGGCTGAAGAGGACTATGGCAGCTTTGTGGACTGGACCCAGATGGGCGACTTGGCCAAAAGCAGCGGGCCCACAAAGGTAGACACTAAAGACCCGAAAGAGTTCAAACAGATGGCGCGCCAAGGTTTCTGGGACAAGAATCACAAGCTACGAGCACAGGTCTTCCAGCAGCTCATTAAGACCATCCCCTGCCGTACTGTCACCCCAGATGCAGAGGTATATCGTGACATTATAGGAGATGCAGCCGCAAAGAAGCCCTCTTCTCACATCCCGCTGCCGGAGTTTGTGGACGGGAGTCCCGTGCCACGATACTGCCTGAAGGCGGAGGCCGTGGCTTCAGCCCACCGGATTATCAACTGCTTGGCTGGACAGTTTCCAGATATCTCCCACTGCCCAGCCCTTCCGGCTGTAACATCGCTGCTCCTTCACTTTAGCATGGATGAAGCTCAGTGTTTTGAGCACGTCAGCCGCATGCTGGCCTGCAATGAGCCAGGCAAGAGACTGCTGGATCAAACTTTCCTGGCCTTCGAGTCCAGCTGCATGACATTTGGTGACCTGGCCAACAAATATTGCACCGCAGCCCACAAACTGATTGTCGCCACAGCTCAGGATGTGCTGGAGGTCTATGCCGACTGGCAGCGCTGGGTGTTTGGTGACCTCCCCTTTAGCCATGTGGTCAGGGTCCTAGATGTTTACCTAGTAGAAGGCTACAAGGTCCTCTACCGTGTGGCTATAGCGTTACTCAAGTTCTATCGCAAGCATAAAGCAGGAAGTCAGGGGAACCTGCAGCAACAAGATTCAGGCAAAATAAGGGCAGATATCCAGGCTTTTGTCAAGAACATTGCATCCACCGTCACACCTGACAAGCTGCTTGAGAAGTCCTTCTCCATCCGTTTGTTCAGCCGTAAGGAGATCACTTTGCTGCAGCTCACAAATGAGAAATCCCTGCAGCAGAAAGGCATCACTGTCAAACAGAAGCG GCGGAACGTGCAACTGGCACTCGACCCCGACACGTTCTCCTCAGAGATTGTTAGTGCCAAGGAGATGCATGACATCTGGTCATGGATTCCTGAGCGCTTTGCCTTGTGTCAACCACAGCTCGTGTTTACCACCTCCACTCATGGTTGCAGCCTGAACAG ATTTTACTCGCATTGTGAAGGCTACGAACCGACTCTGCTCCTCATCCGGACCACGGATGGTGAC GTATGTGGAGCGTTCCTGTCCTCAGACTGGGAGGAACGAAAACGAGGAGGCAACAAGTTGAGCTTCTTTGGTACGGGGGAGTGTTTTGTCTTCAGG CTGAAGCCAGAGATAGAGCGCTATGAGTGGGTGGTGATCCGCCACCCTGAGCTGGCTTCCTCCATCAAGACCGAGGCTCAGGAGGACAACGGGGCATCCTGCGATGGACAAAAGGCAGAAAACAGTTTACAGCAGCCGGAGAAACCTGCTGGAGAGCTGTCCCCTTTTCTCTCTGCTCGCCATTTCAATCTTAACTCCAAGAATACTTCCATGTTCATGGCAGGAAACTTTGACTCCATCATAGTGG GGGGAGGTGACGGCAATGCTCTGTACATCGACTCTGAGCTGAACCACGGGCGCACTGGCAGGTGCACCACCTTCGACAACCCGCCGCTGTGTGCAGAGAGCTTCCAGGTTGGGCTGTTGGAAGTGTGGGGCTTCCAGGATGCCATGGCCTCATAA
- the atp6v0cb gene encoding ATPase H+ transporting V0 subunit cb, with translation MSSESPEYSPFFAVMGASAAMVFSALGAAYGTAKSGTGIAAMSVMRPELIMKSIIPVVMAGIIAIYGLVVAVLIANDISDKISLYKSFLHLGAGLSVGLSGLAAGFAIGIVGDAGVRGTAQQPRLFVGMILILIFAEVLGLYGLIVALILSTK, from the exons ATGTCGAGCGAAAGCCCCGAGTACTCGCCGTTCTTCGCAGTGATGGGAGCCTCTGCGGCGATGGTGTTCAGCG CCTTGGGAGCAGCGTACGGCACAGCAAAAAGCGGCACGGGTATTGCTGCCATGTCTGTGATGAGGCCAGAGCTCATCATGAAGTCAATTATTCCCGTAGTCATGGCGGGTATCATAGCCATCTACGGCCTGGTAGTAGCAGTGCTGATTGCCAATGACATTTCAGACAAAATCAGTCTTTACAA gaGTTTCCTTCACCTCGGAGCCGGGCTGAGCGTGGGCCTCAGTGGGTTGGCAGCAGGCTTTGCAATTGGCATCGTGGGTGACGCAGGCGTGAGGGGCACAGCTCAGCAGCCGAGGCTTTTCGTGGGCATGATCCTCATCTTGATTTTTGCTGAGGTTCTGGGTCTCTATGGGCTCATTGTTGCCCTTATTCTCTCCACGAAATAA
- the nubp2 gene encoding cytosolic Fe-S cluster assembly factor nubp2, with protein MEANNDGGMSQVKHVVLVLSGKGGVGKSTITTELALALKHAGKKVGILDIDLCGPSIPRMLSIGRPDVHQCDSGWVPVYTDAKKSLSLMSIGFLLEDPDEAVVWRGPKKTALIGQFVSDVAWGELDVLLIDTPPGTSDEHLAVLDNLKKHRVDGAILVTTPQAVSTGDVRREITFCKKTGVRILGIVENMSGFVCPHCSECSNIFSKGGGEELANLTGSVFLGAVPLDPLLSASIEEGKDFTQSFPDSATFSAISSISQTLLKSLQTD; from the exons ATGGAAGCGAATAATG ATGGAGGCATGTCCCAGGTCAAGCATGTTGTGTTGGTGCTGTCTGGAAAAGGAGGCGTGGGAAAGAGCACCATCACCACAGAGCTGGCTTTGGCtctcaaacatgcaggaaagaAG GTTGGCATCCTGGACATTGACCTTTGTGGACCCAGTATCCCCCGTATGCTGAGCATAGGCCGGCCAGATGTGCACCAGTGTGACTCCGGTTGGGTACCAGTCTACACTGATGCCAAGAAGAGCCTCTCCCTCATGTCCATAGGCTTCCTACTGGAGGACCCGGATGAGGCGGTGGTGTGGAGGGGCCCAAAGAAAACAG CTTTGATTGGCCAGTTTGTGTCAGATGTAGCATGGGGGGAGCTGGATGTGCTGCTGATAGATACGCCACCAGGAACATCTGACGAGCATTTGGCTGTACTGGATAACCTCAAAAAGCATCGAGTGGATGGCGCAATTTTGGTCACCACACCTCAG GCAGTTTCAACAGGGGATGTGAGAAGGGAGATTACTTTCTGTAAGAAGACAGGAGTTCGGATTCTGGGAATTGTGGAAAACATGAGTGGCTTTGTTTGTCCACATTGTTCT GAATGCAGTAACATATTCTCAAAGGGCGGCGGTGAAGAGTTGGCTAATCTCACCGGATCAGTGTTTCTAG GTGCTGTGCCCCTGGATCCTCTTCTCAGCGCCAGCATAGAGGAAGGCAAAGACTTCACACAGTCATTTCCTGACAGCGCCACATTCAGTGCCATCAGCAGTATTTCTCAGACTCTGCTCAAGAGTCTCCAGACAGATTGA